In Paludibaculum fermentans, the genomic stretch GCGCATCTGGCCGATCCACCGCGAGCTGCACCACTCCGGGCCCGTTGTGGTAAGACTCGGGCTCAAAGACCACCTGAATTGGGCGTTGAATGATCCTCGATGGCAGGAGAGCCAGCCCATCCTGCGCGCCGGGTGCGAACACATACAGGCGGTTCGTCCAGCCCGACTGCTGGATGGCGAGCGCGGTATCGAAGGGCGTTGTGCCCTGGGCGGGCACCGTCTCCACATCCTTGAAGCTCAAGTGCGGGGTCACCCGGATCGGCAGCGTCTTGCTGCCAGTCTCCGCATGCAGGTTGACCGTCACGGGCGGCGTGCTGCCGTCCACTGCCTGATGGGCGCGCAGTTCCATCGCGCCCGCATTGAGTTCCAATTTTGGCGCGTCTGGCACATCGGCATCCATCGCCGCAAACCAGACGTCTCCGGTTCCGCCGGGCCCCAGCGGTGAGAGGTCAGGGCTGGCGGGCGAGTATTCCTGAACCGTGAACGCGAATCGTTCTCCGCTGTGTCCGCACAATGGGCCGTAGCCGACTCCTCCGATGGTCTTGCTTAATAGCGACCCGCCGCCTGGACTCATGCGCAGCAAACCTGTCGTGATGAGCTGCGGAGTGGCATCCCGCCGGTTCTGCGTCGTTAGCACATCAATGCCCGCGCTACCGATGTTCAGGCAGAGGCCATCATCCGAATCCGGCAGGAAGGTGCTGAACACAAGGGCGTCGCCCGCCGGTGCCAGTTTGGCCAGAAATCCGCGAGGGAATCCAGGCAGGCGATCGTATGCCTCCTCGGTGCTGGGAAAGACGGGCTGCGCAAGATTGCCAGTGGAGGTTTGGGCGGATCCGCTAATATAGATGAAACCTTCTCCGTCCACCCCGACGGCCGATCCGTGGTCATCGCCCAGTCCTCCAAACATCGTCGAGAGGAGGATCTGCGTGCCGTCCGGGCTCAACTTCAACAGAAGCACATCCCCTGTGGCAACCCCTCCATCCTCCGATCGCTCCCTCGTCAACGTGTCTACCGTCGGTTTGAAGCTTTTCCCCCAGGCGGAACCCGTCAAATAGGCATGCCCCTGCGCATCCGTGGTGATGGCGTAAATCTGAACCTGGGGCAGGTAGGTTGCATAAACGATTGTGGAACCTTGCGCGTTGATCTTCATCGCAAACGGCCAGGAGCCTTCCGCGTTGGGGCCTTCGACCGTTCTTGGCATGCCTGTGCCCCGCCCTGCGACAAAGGCGTTGCCGTCCGTATCTACCGTCAGCCCGCGTTGCGGGATCGTGCCGGTGCCGCCTAATTTGGTCGAGTACACCAGCGTTGAGCCGCTGGGATCCAACTTGAAAAGGAAACAGTTTCCCGTTGTCGAGGCGGCTCCGGGCGTCGTGGGGAGATCCGCATTGGCTCCCGCGCCGGCCACATAGACGCTGCTGTCCGCGCCGGCCACAATGGCGGAAGGAGTCCCTGGGCCGAGCAGGACACTGTAGAGAATGTTCGCGCCCGACGGATCAATCTTGGCGACGAACAGGTCCTGGTATTGATAGTCGGGTGAGGCCGGCCGGGGCGCCAGACGCTTCGCATTGGGGAAATCCGCCGAGGCCGTCGTGCCCGTGATGTAGACATTCCCGGCAAAGTCCGTGGTGATGGCCGTCGCTGAATCGAGAGCCGACCCGCCCAGCACGTTGGCGTACCGGATCACCGGACGCGCTGTCTGCGCGTAAGCCGCGCTCAAGCCCAGCAGGAGAACGGAAATAGCCCGAAACAATGACCGCCGACCAAATGAGGTCGATTTCGATTTTGTGAACATGCGTCATGGTCATATTAGCGCGAAGGAAATGTACTGTGCGCATTTTGGCGGTTTTCGTCCTAAATGAGAATTCCCGGTCTTCGGAAGAGCAGCGACTTGTGGCAGAAGCGCTGTCGCTGTTCGCGGGAAAAGGAATTAGGGGAGGCTGAAGTCGCCCGGTGAAAAGATCTCCATTTGAAAGGCCTCATATGAGGGCCGCTGACGCTCAACTCCACGCCAGGCGCACGAACGCACAACCCTCCGATCAGCACAATTCCCGCTGTTCCTGGAATGACCTCCGGTTCGGATATTCCTCCCGATCTGTCCTGCTCGCCAGGCACCACCCGCGATCGCCAGGGACTGAGCGACCCGTGAGTTCACACCCGTAACACGCTACACTCAGCCAGCAGCCAAGATATGCAGCGCATCGCCATCACGGGAGTTACCGGCTACATCGGCGGCAGATTGGCGCCCATGCTCCTGGAGTCCGGCTACTCCCTGCGCTGCCTCGTTCGGACGCCCAGGAAACTCGAAGGCCGCAAGTGGACGGAAGACGCCCGGGTGGAGATCCGGAAGACGGAGTTGGCGGATGCCGACGCTCTGACGCGAGAGCTTTCCGGCTGCTCCGCCGCGTACTATCTCGTGCATTCGATGATGTCCGCCGGCGGCGAATACGCACAGCTCGACCTGCAACTGGCCGGGGCATTTGCGAAAGCAGCGGCGGCGGCCGGCGTGACCCGTATCATCTATCTGGGCGGGCTCGGTGAAACCGGCCCGAACCTGAGCCAGCATCTGGCGTCGAGGCGCGATGTCGAATCCGCCCTGGCTTCCACCGGTGTGCCGGTGACGGTGCTGCGCGCGGCCATGATCGTCGGTTCCGGCTCCGCCTCGTTTGAAATCCTTCGCTATCTGGTGCAGCGCCTGCCGGTGATGATCACTCCGAAGTGGGTCAGCACGCGGTGCCAGCCCATCGCGGTGGAGAACGTGCTTGGGTATCTGGTGGGTGTCCTGTCCGTCCCCGAATGCGCCGGTGGGACGTTCGACATCGGCGGCTCCGAGATCCTCCCTTACAGCGAGATCATGCGGACCATGGCGGAAGAGTTGAAACTGCCCCGCCGCTGGATCATCCCTGTGCCGGTGCTGACGCCGCGCCTGAGCTCCTATTGGATTCATCTGGTGACGCCCTTGAGCAGCAGCATCGCGCGGCCCCTGGCCGAAGGGTTGAAGAACGAAGTTGTCTGCCGCGAGGACCGGATTACCCATCTCGTTCCTCAAAAACTGATGAATGTGCGCGAGGCCATCCGGGCGGCCCTCAGCCAGGTGGAGTCCCGCCTGGTGGAGACGAACTGGTCGATGGCCGGACCCATGCTGGGCGATCCCGACTGGTCGGGCGGCACCGTCTTCCGGGATGAGCGTTCGGTCTCCATGGAAGTGCCTGCCTGGGCCGCATTCCGTGCCGTGTGCCGGCTGGGCGGCGAGCACGGCTGGTATGCGGATTGGCTGTGGAAGATTCGCGGGGCGCTGGACCGGTTGGCCGGAGGTCCGGGACTACGCCGCGGACGGCGCGATCCCGACTCCCTGCGGTACGGCGACGCCTTGGATTTCTGGCGGGTCGTTGGAGTGGATCGCGATCAGTCGCTCTCCTTGCGGGCGGAAATGCGGCTGCCCGGCGAGGCACTGCTCGGCTTCCGGATCCAGGACAAGGGCGCCCATGAATGTACGCTGCGGCAAACAGCGCTGTTCCAGCCGCGCGGGCTGTTCGGCCTTCTTTACTGGTATTCCGTGCTCCCCTTCCACGGCCTGATTTTCCGAGGCATGCTGGCCGCGATCCAGGGTGATGCCTTGCGGATCGCGGCTGCCGAGGGAACCCGCCGGGCAGACGCCGGCTGATACCGGACCAGGCTGCTAGCGTGCCGGAAAGTTCAATGCAACCGGCAAAGGCGCGTTGTTGCTCAAGGGCCATTCGCGCCGGTCGCCGGATCCCCAGACCCACACAGATCCATCCTGCTTGACGGCGAACGACTGGTTGCCCCCGGCGAATACCGCTTTGACCCCGCTGATCTTCGCCGCTGCCGGAGTAGCCTGTTCCTGGCCGGTTAGCCCGTTGCCGGCCTGGCCCCAATCCGAGTTGCCCCAGCTTCTGACTGTGCCGTCTTTGAGCAGCGCCAGAAAATGCCGGCCGATCAATCCATTCGCCAGGGCCTTCGCATTCTGGACACCCGGCACCCTTACCGGTTTCCAGGTCCGCTCGTTGTCCTCCCTTTGGCCGTTGCCGAACTCGGCCTGCTGATTGGAGCCCCAGACCCAGACCGTCCCGTCCTTCTTGAGCGCCCCCGAGGCCACGGACGTTGCCGCTACCGAGGCGACGTTATCCAGGCCAGGGATCTCCTCCGGCAACGCTACACGTACACCTTCCGCCAGGGTCCGCCCCAGCCTGGCGCCGGCGCTGCCCCAGGAGAGGACCTTCCCGGTCGAAGTCAGGGCCAGCACGTGCGAACTGGACGCGCTGAGCTGCACTATGCCGGAGACGTTGGGAATGCGCACGGGAACTTGGGCCGCGGGCGTGGATTCGCCCATACGGTTGTTATACACGCCATCGGCCACCATTCCAGAGCCGCGGGAGCCCCAGGCGCTGACTGTTCCATCCTTGTGAATCGCGTACGCGGTCATCCCGGCGGCGGTGATCTGCGCCACCTCCGCCAGACCGTTGACCTCCAGGGGCACTTCCGATCCCGCCAAACCCTGTTCGCCGCGGCCCAGTTCTCCATTCATGCCAAACCCGAACGCCAGCACTTTGCCGTTCTCCAGCAGCACGTAGGATGTTCGGCTGCCCGCCGCGATGTCGATCGCTTTGCCGGGCAGCGCGATGGGCGCAAAGGCGGTCATGTGCCCGCGGTAGTTGGGCAGTGTGGCGCGCGGTCCCAACTGTCCGTCCCGCATGTCTCCCCAGCCGCCCACCGTGCCATCGGCGAAGAGCACCAGCTTGTGCAGTTCACCGGTGATCTTGATGACTGCTCGCGGCGCCTGTGCGCGCGCGAGGCCGGTTGCCAGGAGCAATTGTACGGCCAGGCAGGAGGCGATCCGTTTCATGGTCACAGCCTGCATTATCGCCCAGATCCACAGGGAGGCCCGACGTCCGTACAGTGCGAATCGTTCCAGTCACAGGGCGCTCGGGCAGCGGCCGGCGCGCACTCGGCCAGATGTTATACTTTTTCGGACAGAAAGCGAGGCATCGGATTTGTCCAACATTTCCAGTCAGGACGTAACGATCCGTTTAGCGGCGCGCGAGGATGCCCCGGCTTGTGGCGCCATCTGTTTCGAGGCGTTCGCGAAGATCAATGCGGCTCACGGTTTTCCGTGCGACTTCCCGAGTCCGGAAGTCCCAAAGGGTCTGCTGTCCGCCCTGTTCTCCAGTCCGGACTTCTACTGTGTCGTGGCCGAGGTGGAGGGCCGGCTCGTAGGCAGCAACTGTATGGACGAGCGTGCCGTCATCGCAGGCATCGGCCCCATCACGGTGGATCCGGGCGTACAGAACCTGGGCGTCGGAGGGAAGCTGATGCAGGCCGCGTTGGAGCGGGCGAGTGGCCGCGGGGCCGCCGGAGTGCGCCTGGTGCAGGCTGCGTTTCACAACCGGTCGTTCTCGCTGTACACTCGCCTCGGCTTCGACATCCAGGAGCCCCTGGCGTGTCTGCAGGGCCGTCCGGTGGAAAGGCACGTGCCTGGTTGCGAGGTCCGGCCCGCGCAAACGGCCGATTTGGATGCCTGCAATGAGCTATCGCGGCGTGTCCACGGCTTTGACCGGGGCCGGGACCTGGCGCAGGCGATCCGGGAGCAAACCGCCCTGGTGGTGGAGCGCGCGGGCCGCATCACGGGCTACGCGTCGAGCCTGGCGTTTTTCGGCCACACAACAGCGGAGACCAATGTGGACCTGCAGGCGCTGATCGCTTCAAAGGACTCGTTTGGAGGCCCCGGTTTGTTGGTGCCGACGCGGAACAGCGCGCTGTTGCGCTGGTGCCTCAACAACGGCCTGCGGGTCGTGCAGCCGATGAACCTGATGAGCCTCGGCCTGTACAATGAACCGGCCGGAGCCTGGTTGCCGTCGATCATGTACTAGGGCTGTGGCAGCCCTGCCGATCAATAGGCTTGTGCAAAAAAGGTGGGTTTTGGCCAGGAAAACGGCCGGAGTAGAATTTGGCTCCCCGAGAGGAACCCTGCTACGTAAAGCAGATGGAGAAATGGGCTAGTTGCCGGTGACGACGGTGACGATGGTGACGCAAATAGCGATGCCACGATCAGCATAGCTGTCAGGCGAATTCAGTTGACGCGGCGCCTCGCCGGCAATACTGGCGGCAGGAGGTGCCGATGTCGGAGACTCAACTCCTCATCGACCTGGCTGCACCGGCTGAGTTGTTCTCGACCAATGACGACGAGGCGTACGCCGTTCTGCCGATCAACGGCCACAAAGAGAACTGGCCGGTGCGGTCGAGCCAATTCCATCGGTGGCTACTTGGCCGTTACTTTCAGCAATACCGAAGCGCGCCTCGCGCCCAGGCCCGCCGCGAGGCGATCGATACCATTGAAGCGCGGGCAACCTACGAAGGCACGCCGACGGACGTCTTCACGCGCGTGGCCGTCTCGGACGGTCACATCTATATAGACCTGGGCAGGCCCGATTGGAAATGTGTAGAGATCACGCCGTCCGGCTGGAACGTGATTCAGGAGTCCCCGATCCGGTTTCGGCGAGCTGCAGGGTTGAGTGCACTTCCATGCCCCGTCCATGGCGGCCGCGTCGACGAACTGCGTCCCCTGGTCAACCTCGGCAAGGAAGAATCGAACTGGTACCTATTAATCGGTTGGCTGCTCGGCGCCCTCCGGCCCACTGGACCCTACCCGATTCTCATTTTTCACGCCGAGCAGGGAGCGGGGAAGTCTTTCGCCACTCGGCTGTGCCGGAACCTGGTGGACCCTTCCCAGGCCCCACTGAGAACCGCGCCGGGCGGCGTGCGCGACCTGTTGATCACCGCGCGGAACTCCTGGATCATCTGCGCCGACAACCTCTCAGATCTTTCGCAAGCCACGTCGGACGCGTTGTGCAGAATGGCGACCGGTGGCGGCTACAGTACGCGCAAGCTCTATACGGACCGCGAGGAGGTCATCTTCGATGCCATGCGGCCGATTATCCTCAACGGCATTCCCGATCTGGCGACGCGCCAGGATCTGGCCGACCGGTCCGTTATTCTGCACCTTCCACCGATCCCGGATACTTCGCGGAAGAGCGAGGCTGAGTTATGGCAGCAGGTGGAAATGGTGGGACCGCGTGTAACCGGCGCACTCTACGACGCCTTGAGCGGCGCACTCCGGGA encodes the following:
- a CDS encoding SDR family oxidoreductase, with the protein product MQRIAITGVTGYIGGRLAPMLLESGYSLRCLVRTPRKLEGRKWTEDARVEIRKTELADADALTRELSGCSAAYYLVHSMMSAGGEYAQLDLQLAGAFAKAAAAAGVTRIIYLGGLGETGPNLSQHLASRRDVESALASTGVPVTVLRAAMIVGSGSASFEILRYLVQRLPVMITPKWVSTRCQPIAVENVLGYLVGVLSVPECAGGTFDIGGSEILPYSEIMRTMAEELKLPRRWIIPVPVLTPRLSSYWIHLVTPLSSSIARPLAEGLKNEVVCREDRITHLVPQKLMNVREAIRAALSQVESRLVETNWSMAGPMLGDPDWSGGTVFRDERSVSMEVPAWAAFRAVCRLGGEHGWYADWLWKIRGALDRLAGGPGLRRGRRDPDSLRYGDALDFWRVVGVDRDQSLSLRAEMRLPGEALLGFRIQDKGAHECTLRQTALFQPRGLFGLLYWYSVLPFHGLIFRGMLAAIQGDALRIAAAEGTRRADAG
- a CDS encoding GNAT family N-acetyltransferase, which gives rise to MSNISSQDVTIRLAAREDAPACGAICFEAFAKINAAHGFPCDFPSPEVPKGLLSALFSSPDFYCVVAEVEGRLVGSNCMDERAVIAGIGPITVDPGVQNLGVGGKLMQAALERASGRGAAGVRLVQAAFHNRSFSLYTRLGFDIQEPLACLQGRPVERHVPGCEVRPAQTADLDACNELSRRVHGFDRGRDLAQAIREQTALVVERAGRITGYASSLAFFGHTTAETNVDLQALIASKDSFGGPGLLVPTRNSALLRWCLNNGLRVVQPMNLMSLGLYNEPAGAWLPSIMY
- a CDS encoding SBBP repeat-containing protein; the encoded protein is MFRAISVLLLGLSAAYAQTARPVIRYANVLGGSALDSATAITTDFAGNVYITGTTASADFPNAKRLAPRPASPDYQYQDLFVAKIDPSGANILYSVLLGPGTPSAIVAGADSSVYVAGAGANADLPTTPGAASTTGNCFLFKLDPSGSTLVYSTKLGGTGTIPQRGLTVDTDGNAFVAGRGTGMPRTVEGPNAEGSWPFAMKINAQGSTIVYATYLPQVQIYAITTDAQGHAYLTGSAWGKSFKPTVDTLTRERSEDGGVATGDVLLLKLSPDGTQILLSTMFGGLGDDHGSAVGVDGEGFIYISGSAQTSTGNLAQPVFPSTEEAYDRLPGFPRGFLAKLAPAGDALVFSTFLPDSDDGLCLNIGSAGIDVLTTQNRRDATPQLITTGLLRMSPGGGSLLSKTIGGVGYGPLCGHSGERFAFTVQEYSPASPDLSPLGPGGTGDVWFAAMDADVPDAPKLELNAGAMELRAHQAVDGSTPPVTVNLHAETGSKTLPIRVTPHLSFKDVETVPAQGTTPFDTALAIQQSGWTNRLYVFAPGAQDGLALLPSRIIQRPIQVVFEPESYHNGPGVVQLAVDRPDAPPVTGTIRISSMAEGDIFATLVTAPMEFKVTPTTDMPAWLTMNTTTGTTPTEITFTANGAGLSPGTRTVTFELRWSSYSPYAPAQATFTVNFRVGEAAAQIPRLFTTPQAVTIPVSDAQPAGSALLRVESTGDPLSFTMDPLPDWLTITPATGITPVDLTVTATPAAVENRSYTVRFQASNQQVRTVTVYTMVAPQDYDKRLSISTLSRQQIFADASRSGVASGALFFAKLDTYMPGPLAAEDAEPGGLPSSMAGYSFQLAGAPVPIRSYKDRTFLLQLPSGIQPGSYTLEALDANGARAGSVVMSVAAANPQYLEALVNGLYARKEDGSLINPENPVHPGERMLIRLTGQGAVSPALPDGQAASLEVPSTPVLPVTAYTGMKELRVVSATMSTTDAGVLDVWVEVPGLYDGDHYVTVKVGPLTAGVLPVKVAAQ
- a CDS encoding RCC1 domain-containing protein → MKRIASCLAVQLLLATGLARAQAPRAVIKITGELHKLVLFADGTVGGWGDMRDGQLGPRATLPNYRGHMTAFAPIALPGKAIDIAAGSRTSYVLLENGKVLAFGFGMNGELGRGEQGLAGSEVPLEVNGLAEVAQITAAGMTAYAIHKDGTVSAWGSRGSGMVADGVYNNRMGESTPAAQVPVRIPNVSGIVQLSASSSHVLALTSTGKVLSWGSAGARLGRTLAEGVRVALPEEIPGLDNVASVAATSVASGALKKDGTVWVWGSNQQAEFGNGQREDNERTWKPVRVPGVQNAKALANGLIGRHFLALLKDGTVRSWGNSDWGQAGNGLTGQEQATPAAAKISGVKAVFAGGNQSFAVKQDGSVWVWGSGDRREWPLSNNAPLPVALNFPAR